Within Metabacillus schmidteae, the genomic segment AGCTTCAAACGCATCACGCTTGTCATTAACCTTGAAATATGGGATCGAAACAAACAATATGACCGCCTGGGACTTGAAGAAGATAAAATGAGAATCATTGATACAGATATTACAAAGCTAACTGTTCCTGTTCGTCCTGGACGAAACTTATCCGTTATTATTGAAGTAGCAGCCATGAACCATCGTCTGAAAAGAATGGGTGTGAATGCGGCTGAGCAGTTTACAAACAAACTTGCAGGTGTGATTGAAGAAGGAGATCATGAAGAGGAATAATGCTCCTAATGAAGCTGAAAGATTATAGTGGAGTCGGAGATTGACCGATTCCACTCCTGTTAAATTTGGAAGAATCAGGTAGATATCATTACATAAAACAAGTAAAATAAGTATGATTGTGCCAAACAACATCTCCTGGTTGAAGGAAATAGAGAAAGTAACAATCATACGTAAAGGGAGATGAAGAAATGGAAGAGAGTATTAAGCCGCTTGATCCAATCGCTCTTGAATTAGGACCACTGCAAATTCACTGGTATGGTGTCATTATTGGTCTTGGTGCATTACTTGCACTGTTGATTGCAGTAAGAGAAAGTGAAAGACGCGGATTGCATAAAGACACATTTGTTGATCTTGTATTATTCGCGATTCCACTTGCCATTATAGGGGCAAGACTTTATTACGTTATCTTTCAGTGGGACTATTATTCTCAAAACCCGGGTGACATTATTAAAATTTGGCAAGGCGGACTTGCCATACACGGAGGATTAATCGCTGCTGTAATTACAGGGGCCGTTTTTGCCCGAGTGAAAAAGATTTCCTTTTGGAAATTAGCCGATATTGCGGCACCAAGTATTATACTAGGTCAGGCAATTGGTCGCTGGGGTAACTTTATGAACCAGGAAGCACATGGGGGACCTGTAACAAGAGAGTTTTTAGAAAGTTTATATTTACCGGATTTTATCGTGAATCAAATGTATATAAATGGTCAATATTATCATCCGACATTTTTATATGAATCATTATGGAGTCTTGTTGGATTTATTGGTCTTATGCTGCTTCGCAGGGCAAACTTTAGACGTGGAGAGCTTTTCCTGACTTATGTTATTTGGTATTCAATCGGTCGATTCTTTATCGAAGGACTTAGAACAGATAGCTTAATGTTGACAGATACACTACGTATTGCACAGGTTATTTCCATTGTTTTAATCCTTATTGCTGTAGGAGTTATGATTTTCCGCAGAATGAAGGGCCATTCAAATGAACGGTATCTAGATGCTAGTCAATAAACCCCTGGCCGATTAACTATTACACCAAGGGAGAGGGTTGAAGTGGTTAACAGTTTGAAAACAGGATTAAAGGCAGGATTGCAGACAACATGGACATTAGGAAAGATCATTTTCCCTATTACATTAATTGTAAGCTTGCTGCAATATACACCAATATTGGGTTGGGTTGTAAAGCTAATTTCACCATTGATGGGGATATTCGGGTTGTCAGGTGAAGCGGCAATCCCCCTTGTTATTGGAAACTTTCTAAACCTCTACGCAGGAATTGGAGCGATTTTATCTCTGGAGTTAACGGTGAAAGAAGTATTTATTTTAGCCGTTATGCTCTCGTTTTCACATAATTTACTCGTTGAGTCCTCGCTTGCAGTAAAGGTTGGATTAAAGTTATGGATCATTTTAATTGTAAGAATTGGTCTTGCCTTTATTTCGGCAATTGTCGTAAACCTTACCTGGCATGGTGGAGGCGAGACCGCACAGTATGGATTTGTAAGCCAAACAAGTGATATTCCAAACGGTTGGCTGGAAATCATCGGTCTTGTCTTACAAAAAGCAACACTTGGAGTTGTTCAATTAGCCTTAATTGTCATTCCATTAATGGTCATTATCCAATATTTAAAGGATTATGGCATTTTAAACATATTTACCCGTTGGATGGCTCCGGTAACGAGGATGCTGGGAATGAAGGAAAATACATCGATGACATTATTAGCCGGATTAACAATCGGGCTGGCATATGGAGCGGGTGTTATGATTCAAGCAGTCAAAGAAGATGGTGTTAGCTATAAGGATTTAACACTTGCCTTCATCTTTTTAGTCTCCTGTCATGCCGTTGTAGAGGATACGTTAATTTTTATTCCATTAGGAATTCCTGTTTGGCCCTTGCTTGTCATTCGTTTGTCGGTAGCTATTATCCTGACAATGACGATAGCCGCCATCTGGAGAAAGCTAGAAGCAGCACCAAGAAGAAAGGAAGCGACGTATGAAAATTAATACACTATTATTCGACCTGGACGGAACATTGATCAATACAAATGAATTAATCATAGAATCCTTTCTCCACACACTACATTCGTATTATCCGGATCAATATAAAAGAGAAGATGTCTTGCCGTTTATCGGTCCTACTCTTTATGATACGTTCACAAGTATCAACCCGGAGAAAACAGAAGAAATGGTAAAGGTGTATCGTAAGTTTAACCACGAACAGCATGATGTGCTTGTAACAGAATACGAAACAGTGTTTGAAACAATCAAGACGTTAAAGGAACATGGTTTCAAGCTGGGCATTGTAACAACAAAAATTCGCGATACCGTGAACATGGGCTTAAAGCTTACAAAGCTTGATCAATTCTTTGATGTTGTTGTTACTCTTGATGATGTAGAAAACGCAAAGCCACATCCAGAACCTGTTTTAAAAGCATTAGCACAGCTTGACTCGAAGCCTGAGGAAGCAATTATGGTCGGGGATAACCACCATGACGTGGAAGCAGGAAAAAATGCTGGTACACAAACAGCGGGTGTTTCCTGGAGTATAAAAGGTAGAGAGTATATTAGCAGCTACAACCCGAATTATCTATTAGAAAGAATGAGTGATTTACTTCCGATTGTTGGAGTGAAGTAAGGTGAGACGAACAACAAGATACCCTGTGTCAGGAGCCAACTCGCTTTGGCATGTGTATAAGACCGTCCCGTTTTGGAAGGTTGTTCGAAACTTTGTTGTTATTCAGCTTGCACGTTATACACCATTTTTAGGCATGAAAAATTGGCTCTACCGTACCTTCTTACACATGAAAATCGGTGATCAAACATCGTTTGCCCTTATGGTAATGCTGGATGTGATGTTTCCGGAAAAAATATCAGTCGGAAGAAACAGCGTTATCGGCTATAACACAACCATTCTTGCTCATGAATATTTGATTAAAGAATACCGGCTTGGTGATGTTCACATTGGTGACGAAGTGTTATTAGGAGCAAACACAACCATCCTGCCGGGTGTCAACATCGGCGACAATGCCATCGTTTCAGCAGGAACGCTTGTGCATAAAGATGTCCCGGCAGGTGCCTTCGTCGGTGGAAATCCAATGAAAATCATTTATACAAAAGAAGAGCTGGCAAAAAAAGAAGAAGCTGCTAGTACTAACTAGCGGCTTTTTCTTTTAGCTGTTTATCTTATAAAATTTCATACTTCTTATTCTTTAGTTAGGACATCTTTAGCAGAAACTATTTAGGTTGATTGAAGCGGAAGGTGTGAGACTCCTGTTCGAAATGCAGAAGAGCCTTGAACAGCCCCGACAAGCATAAGACGATTTAGAATAGAAGGCGCTCTTTGCCTTCAATTCTAAATTGGCTTATGACCTCGAGGGGCTAGGCGCTGGAGCAAGACACGGGAGGTGCGAGACAGGTGAGACCCCACAGGAGCTTGCTCCGAGGGAGGCTCAGCGCTCGCCCCGCGGAAAGCGAGCAACCTGGAGCAGCAATCAACCAACACAACACTACTTACATAGTATCCAGGTATAAAACTGACTTAATCAAACGTTTGTTTAAACACTAAAATATCAGAATAATATGTAAACTAAACAAATTTCACCTAATAAATAGTAAATCCTTGAAATTCCATCTTTACTTTGGTAGTATATTAGCATATTAGCGAAGTAAAGGATTCTGAAAATTAACTTAGTATTCAATAACGGGGGTACTGACACAAATGTTTATGTTTGAAAAACCGCTTGGAATGGTTGATACATTACCAAATCTATATGAAGTAAAAAAGAAAACTCGCAATGAAATGACAAGTGAAATTGAAAGCTGGGGATTTGAATTTATTGAAACACCAACATTGGAATATTACGAAACTGTTGGTGTTCAATCAGCCATTTTAGATCAGCAGCTTTTTAAACTACTAGATCAACAAGGCCATACACTCGTGCTTCGTCCAGATATGACAGCACCAATTGCACGTGTCGCAGCTTCAAAACTATTTAACAATCTATATCCGCAACGACTTGCTTATTCAGCCAATGTATTTCGCGCTCAACAGCATGAAGGAGGACGTCCGGCAGAATTTGAACAAGTTGGTGTAGAGCTGATTGGTGATGGCACCTCAAGTGCGGATGCAGAAGTAATCGCGCTAATGGTTTCAGTATTAAAGAAAGCAGGCTTAGCTAATTTCAAAATTGCGATCGGACATATCGGCTATGCAAATGCGTTATTTAAAGAAGTATTAGGAAACCAGGAACGAGCAGATGTATTAAGAAGGTTTCTTTATGAGAAAAACTATGTTGGCTATCGTGAGCATGTTAAAAGCTTACCTTTATCATCCATTGATAAAGAGAGGTTGTTTACATTATTAACGCTTCGTGGAGGTATTGACAAAGTAAATGAAGCAAAAGAACTTGTTACCTCACAGGAAGCATTGAGCTCTCTTGAAGAGATTTCACAAATTTGGAGTGCACTTGAGGCTTATCAAGTAACAGATTATTTAAAGCTGGATTTAAATATTGTCAGCCATATGAGCTATTACACAGGTGTTTTATTTGAAGTGTATGCTGACAATGTCGGCTTCCCAATTGGAAATGGCGGCCGCTATGACCACTTATTTGAAAAATTCAACCGTGCTGCACCTGCAACAGGATTTGGTCTGCACTTAGATCGTTTAATTGAAGCTCTAAACGTTACAGAAGATGCAACACTTCAATGTGTGATATACAGCCAGGAACGACGTGCAGAGGCAATCTCTTTTGCGACAGAGCTAAGACAGTCAAATAAACGAGTTGTCATGCAGGATATTACTGGTATTAAAGATGTTGATGCGTATACAAAGAAATTCGAAGAAGTCAGTTATTTTATCGGTTCAAGAAAGGAGGAGCTGTAAAATGAGTCAACAGTTAACAATCGCGATGCCAAAAGGGAGAATTTTTGAAGAAGCGGCAGATATGCTTCGAAAAGCAGGCTATCAGCTTCCTCCTGAATTCGATGAATCAAGAAAATTAATTTTAGACGTTCCAAACGAAAATATTCGCTTCATTTTAGCGAAGCCGATGGATGTTGTGACATATGTTGAGCATGGAGTTGCAGATGTTGGAATTGCAGGGAAAGACGTCATGCTTGAAGAAGATCGTGACGTGTATGAGGTGCTTGATCTGAAAATCAGTGAGTGCTATCTTGCTGTAGCAGGTCTTCCGGATACGAAGATTTCTAATGTCGCACCAAAAGTGGCAACAAAATATCCTAAGGTAGCATCAAGCTACTTCCGCGAGCAAGGGGAACAGGTGGAAATTATTAAATTAAACGGGTCCATTGAGCTTGCTCCTTTAATAGGATTAGCAGAGCGTATTGTTGATATAGTATCAACAGGTAGAACATTAAAGGAAAACGGGTTAGTCGAGCTTGAACATATTTGTCATATTACATCCCGTCTCATCGTAAATCCGGTAAGCTACCGAATGAAGGATGAACCAATTGATGAATTAGTTGAGCGTCTATCAAAAGTAATTGGGGGCTAATCGATGAAAATTACGACAATTACAGATAAAAAGGTTAGTTTAAGAAGAACGATCGATACAGGAACAGAAGAGCAACGTAAAACTGTTCAATCGATCATTGCAGACGTCCGTGAAGAAGGCGATGCTGCGTTATTTTCCTACACAGAAAAATTTGATCGTGTTTCACTAGATTCCTTAAAGGTAACGGAAGCTGAATTTGCAGCAGCCTATGAAGCATTAGATCAAGAATTAATAGATATCATCCGCGAAGCTGGATCCAATATTCGTTCTTTTCATGAAAAACAAAAGAGAGAATCTTGGTTTAGCTACAATGAAGAAGGAACGATGCTCGGACAGAAAATCACGGCACTTGACGCAGTTGGCGTGTATGTACCAGGTGGAACCGCAGCCTATCCTTCATCTGTATTAATGAATGTCATTCCTGCTCAAGTCGCAGGTGTAAAACGAATTGTGCTAGTATCACCGCCAAATCAACAAGGAACTCTTCCTGCAGGTGTACTCGTTGCAGCAAAGGAGCTTGGCATTCAGGAATTGTATAAAGTGGGTGGAGCACAAGCGATTGCAGCACTAGCATATGGTACAGAAACAATTGCTGCTGTTGATAAAATCATGGGTCCTGGAAACATCTTTGTAGCCTTAGCAAAACGAGAAGTGTTTGGGAACGTTGATATCGACATGATCGCAGGACCAAGTGAAATTGTTGTGTTAAGTGATGAAACAGCAAGAGCAAATGAGATTGCAGCAGATCTGTTATCACAAGCTGAGCATGACAAACAGGCATCAAGCATTCTTGTGACAACATCAATGAAGCAAGCAGAAGAGGTAAAAGCTGAAGTCGAACGACAAGTCGATACATTACCGAGAAAAGAAATTGCGAAGGCTTCAATTGAAGCGTATGGACATATTTATGTTGCTGAAGATCTTGAAACAGCGATTGCGGTTGTAAATGAACTTGCCCCTGAGCATCTTGAAGTTCTGACAGAAAATCCAATGGCAAGCCTGAATGAAATCCGCCATGCAGGAGCTATTTTCCTTGGCCGTTATAGCTCAGAGCCTGTTGGTGATTATTTTGCAGGTCCTAACCATGTTTTACCAACAAATGGGACAGCTCGTTTTTCAAGTCCTCTGAATGTTGATGACTTTATAAAAAAATCAAGCATTATTCAATATAGTGAGAAAGCATTCCACAACAATTATGCAAAGGTTGCGAAACTAGCGAGATTAGAAGGCTTGGAAGCACATGCTCGTGCGATGGAAGAAAGGCTTAAATAGGAGGAAAACGAAATGACAAGAACAGCTTCAATTAAACGTGATACAAAGGAAACCCAAATATCTTTGTCCTTTTCAATTGATGGAGAAGGTCAATCTTCTTTAAAAACAGATGTACCATTTATGGATCACATGCTTGACTTGTTTACAAAGCACGGGCAATTTGATTTATCAGTTGATGCAAATGGTGATGTTGAAATTGATGATCACCACACAACAGAGGATATTGGCATTTGCTTAGGACAGGCCATCCGTGAAGCATTAGGAGATAAAAAAGGAATTAAACGCTACGGAAGTGCATTCGTTCCGATGGATGAGGCATTGGCACAAGTTGTTGTTGATCTAAGTAACCGACCACATCTTGAGTTCAGAGGAGAACTCCCAAGCACGAAAGTCGGAACATTTGATACAGAGAATGTCCATGAATTTCTTTGGAAGTTCGCATTGGAAGCACGTATGAATTTACACGTTATTGTCCACTATGGCCGCAACACACACCATATTATTGAAGCGATTTTCAAAGCATTAGCAAGAGCGCTTGATGAAGCGACAATGGTTGATCCACGTATGGAAGGGAAGCTTCCTTCAACGAAAGGGATGTTATAAGCATGATCGCGATTATTGATTATGGCATGGGGAATCTGTATAGCGTCAGCAAAGCGTTGGAACGGATGAATGTGGACTATATTTTAACGAGTGATCAAGAAGAACTTGCCAAAGCTGACGGTTATATTTTACCTGGAGTGGGTTCATTTAACGATGCGATGTCCATCTTGAATGAAACAGGATTAACTCAGTTTATTCAAAACGTGGTATCTGAAGGAAAGCCGTTATTAGGAATTTGCCTTGGTATGCAGCTGTTATTCAATGAAAGTATTGAAAATGGTGAAGCAAAAGGTCTTTCTCTCTTACCTGGCAGGGTCATTCGTATTCCTGAGTCTGTAAACGGTGAATCATACAAGGTACCACATATGGGTTGGAATAACTTGACGATTCGTAACGAAAGTCCTCTATTAGCGGGAATATCCAGTGGTTTTGCTTATTTTGTTCACTCGTATTATGTGGATGCAGCTGATGAAGATACATTGTTAGCGACAGCAAGCTACAGTGTTGAGGTACCGGCAGTTGTAGGGCGCGGCAATGTGTACGGAACACAGTTTCATCCAGAAAAAAGCAGTGAACTGGGGCTGGCCATTTTAGAAAACTATATCAACATGGTGGAAGGAGAAAAACGATGAGTCATTTTATCATTTATCCGGCAATCGATATGCGCGGTGGAAAATGTGTTCGATTGCTTCAAGGAGATTATAACAAGGAAACAGTTTATGGTGATTCTCCTTTTGATATGGCAAAGCAATTTGATGATCAAGGAGCAAGCTGGATTCACATGGTTGATTTAGACGGTGCGAAAGAAGGAAAGCTTGTGAATCATCAGCATGTCATTAACGCTGCTGCGAAACTATCAGCGAAAATCCAAATTGGCGGCGGAATTCGTACAGAGGAAGATGTTGAGTATTATCTATCAAATGGTGTAGACCGTGTTATTTTAGGAAGTGCGGCAATCTCAAATCCTGATTTTGTGAAAAAAATGCTCGCTGCATACGGTGAAAAGATTGCTATTGGTATTGATGCAAAAGACGGCTATGTCTCAACAGAAGGCTGGCTAAATACATCAAATGTAAAAGCAACAGATCTTGGAAAAGAGCTGGCAAACGCTGGTGCTGAAGTATTTATTTTCACAGATATTGCAACAGACGGTATGCTATCCGGTCCAAATGTGGAGGCAGTTGTGGAGATGGCAAAAGCAACTGGTAAACAAGTAATTGCTTCAGGAGGAGTTAGCTCTCTTAAAGACTTGGAAACTCTTTCCGAATACAAACAAACTGGTGTGGCTGGTGCGATCGTTGGAAAAGCTTTATATACAAATCAATTCAGTTTGCCTGACGCATTAAAGGTAGGCGCATCATCATGATTACTAAGCGTATTATCCCATGCCTTGATGTAAAAGAAGGACGTGTTGTCAAAGGTATTCAGTTTTTAGGATTACGAGATGCCGGTGATCCTGTAGAGCTTGCGAAGTTTTATGACCAAGAAGGAGCAGATGAGCTCGTTTTCTTAGATATTTCTGCTTCACATGAAGGACGTAAAACAATGGTTGATGTTGTTGAACAGGTTGCAGCACAGCTTGCGATACCGTTTACGGTTGGCGGTGGGATTAACTCATTGGAGGATATGAAGCGCATCCTGCGTGCCGGAGCTGACAAAGTTTCACTTAACACAGCGGCATTATTAAATCCAGATTTAATTACAGAAGGAGCCGGCTTTTTTGGTTCACAATGTATTGTTGTCGCTATTGATGCTAAATACGATGAAGAGTTAGGCAGCTGGAGAGTCTTTACACATGGCGGCAGAAATGCAACAGAATGGGAAGTTGTCGAGTGGGCCCAGGAAGCAGTGAAGCGTGGAGCAGGTGAAATTCTACTCACAAGCATGGATAGTGATGGCGAAAAAAGCGGCTTTAATCTTGCGCTCAATAAGGCTGTGAGTGAAGCTGTAACGGTTCCGGTCATTGCCTCTGGTGGTGCAGGAAACGCAGAACACTTTTTACATGCCTTTCAAGAGGGGAAAGCAGATGCCGCATTGGCCGCGTCTATTTTTCACTATAAAGAAACATCCGTGAAGGAAGTCAAAGCATATTTAGATCAACAGGGGGTGAATGTACGATGATAGAATCTATTAAGTTTGATTCAAATGGTTTAATTCCTGCCATCGTGCAAGATGCAGCTAGCAAGGAAGTATTAACGTTAGCTTATATGAATGAAGAATCACTGCAAAAAACGATTGAAACAAAGGAAACATGGTTTTACAGCCGTTCCCGTCAAGAGTTGTGGCATAAAGGGGCTACAAGCGGTAACACTCAAAAGGTTGTGGAAATGAGATATGACTGTGATCAGGACGCCATTTTAGTCCTTGTACAACCTGCAGGACCAGCATGTCATACAGGAGCCTACACTTGCTTCAGTGAGACAATCGATAAGCAAGAGGTACAAGCTTCCCAAGACCGTTTCCAAATCTTAAATACGTTAGAAGCGTTAATTGCAGAGCGTGAAAGTGCGCTTCCAGAAGGCTCTTATACAACATACCTATTTACTGAGGGTGTTGACAAGATTTTGAAAAAGGTCGGTGAAGAAGCCGGCGAAGTGATTATTGCAGCAAAAAACCGTGATCACGGTGAGTTAAAATGGGAAGTAGCTGATTTATTATTCCACTTGATGGTGTTATTACGTGAACAGAAGCTTCCGCTGGATGATGTGTTGGAGGTACTTGAAGAACGACATATTGGGAAATAATGAAGAGGGCTGTCTCCATTCAATGGGTTTAGGACAGTCCTCTTTTCATTGCTTAGAAATTAATAAAATCCTTGAACTGTGGATAAGCGCTTCGACATCCAGCTCCAGCGCCTAGCCCCTCGAGTCATAAGCCAATTTAGAATTGAAGGCAAAGAACGCCTTCTATTCTAAATCGTCTTATGCTTGTCGGGGCTGGTCAAGGCGCTTCCGCTTTTGTTCTTTAATGTTGTTTTGATAAGTAATCCCGATTCACAGCTTGAGGAGGCCGTTCAAACCAATTGTTTTTGATCATAATATTAGCGGAGTCTTCTGCATATGATCCAATGTCTTTCATCATTTTTAAATATTTAACCGATAAATCACGTCGCATTGCTAATGCTAACGAACCCCCAATATTACCTAAGCCAATACTATTTAATGAGTTAATATGAAAAAGCATTAATTTATCTGAGAATGGAGCAACTGTAGAATCAGTGACCTCTGTATCCCATGTCCTTGGGGATGGTAACGAACATTCCTCTAAAAGACGTCTGAGAGTTTCCATTATAGCGGAAGCAATGTCAATTCCACGCACAAAATGATTTCGTAATTCTTCTGTTCTGGCTGTTTGTGAAAAACCCATTAGTAATGCTTTCCCTAAAGCATTATTCGTATGGTTCATGGAGATATGGGCAATTTCCGTGGCTGTTAAGGTACGCCTATCACCAAACCAACCGCGAAGAAATCCCTGGTGCTCTACCATAGTCGCTTTATCAGGTTTTGCCAGGTTAGGTGTGCGAAGATACAATCCTTTGGAAAGCTCAATTTCCTTTGCCATTTCCTGAACCTTGGCAGCTTCAGTTAAATAATGAGTATAGATCTCACGCAGATCTTTCCTTGCAGACATTGTAAGGGCCATAGCATCAGCCGCGATGGCAGCCTTTCCTAAATTTCGAATAAAATAAAGGATATAGGGATCAGAAAATAATCTTGGTGCATTCACCTTTACATCCCGTTCTGAAAAACCGATGGGAAGAGGATACTTTTCCTTATGAAAAATCCCGGTTAATGTTCCGATATGCTCCTCACACTTTGCTAGGGCTATGTCAAGAAGCCCTTTTATTTCCGAATCCTCAACGATCTGGCTAAAGTATAGTAAAACTGGCTTACTCGCACTTTCCGACATATACGAAGCCCACAATGCACCTATTTCAGAAGCTGTAAGCTCTATATGATGAGGTGATAACTCTTCTTGATTCATTCATAAATCCTCCTGACGTTGTACTACTCCTATTCTTCGCTTTTTTAAAGTGAATATTTGTTGTTTTATCATTTGGAAGTATTTTTCCAAATCAGGTATGTAACGTCTTTAAATTTTACCTACTACTTTGTAAGCACATCTTGTGGTATACTTACGTACGGTGAAATGAATGAAATGGAGGATTTCAGTGGGAAAACAATTGAGCAAACAACAAAAAAACGCACAGGTTGTCCCGTTTCTCCAAGATGGACAATATTATTATAATAAAGGTCTTAAGGCATACCGAGAGCAAA encodes:
- a CDS encoding nucleoside recognition domain-containing protein; its protein translation is MVNSLKTGLKAGLQTTWTLGKIIFPITLIVSLLQYTPILGWVVKLISPLMGIFGLSGEAAIPLVIGNFLNLYAGIGAILSLELTVKEVFILAVMLSFSHNLLVESSLAVKVGLKLWIILIVRIGLAFISAIVVNLTWHGGGETAQYGFVSQTSDIPNGWLEIIGLVLQKATLGVVQLALIVIPLMVIIQYLKDYGILNIFTRWMAPVTRMLGMKENTSMTLLAGLTIGLAYGAGVMIQAVKEDGVSYKDLTLAFIFLVSCHAVVEDTLIFIPLGIPVWPLLVIRLSVAIILTMTIAAIWRKLEAAPRRKEATYEN
- the hisB gene encoding imidazoleglycerol-phosphate dehydratase HisB is translated as MTRTASIKRDTKETQISLSFSIDGEGQSSLKTDVPFMDHMLDLFTKHGQFDLSVDANGDVEIDDHHTTEDIGICLGQAIREALGDKKGIKRYGSAFVPMDEALAQVVVDLSNRPHLEFRGELPSTKVGTFDTENVHEFLWKFALEARMNLHVIVHYGRNTHHIIEAIFKALARALDEATMVDPRMEGKLPSTKGML
- the hisA gene encoding 1-(5-phosphoribosyl)-5-[(5-phosphoribosylamino)methylideneamino]imidazole-4-carboxamide isomerase; translation: MSHFIIYPAIDMRGGKCVRLLQGDYNKETVYGDSPFDMAKQFDDQGASWIHMVDLDGAKEGKLVNHQHVINAAAKLSAKIQIGGGIRTEEDVEYYLSNGVDRVILGSAAISNPDFVKKMLAAYGEKIAIGIDAKDGYVSTEGWLNTSNVKATDLGKELANAGAEVFIFTDIATDGMLSGPNVEAVVEMAKATGKQVIASGGVSSLKDLETLSEYKQTGVAGAIVGKALYTNQFSLPDALKVGASS
- the ppaX gene encoding pyrophosphatase PpaX; translated protein: MKINTLLFDLDGTLINTNELIIESFLHTLHSYYPDQYKREDVLPFIGPTLYDTFTSINPEKTEEMVKVYRKFNHEQHDVLVTEYETVFETIKTLKEHGFKLGIVTTKIRDTVNMGLKLTKLDQFFDVVVTLDDVENAKPHPEPVLKALAQLDSKPEEAIMVGDNHHDVEAGKNAGTQTAGVSWSIKGREYISSYNPNYLLERMSDLLPIVGVK
- a CDS encoding acyltransferase — encoded protein: MRRTTRYPVSGANSLWHVYKTVPFWKVVRNFVVIQLARYTPFLGMKNWLYRTFLHMKIGDQTSFALMVMLDVMFPEKISVGRNSVIGYNTTILAHEYLIKEYRLGDVHIGDEVLLGANTTILPGVNIGDNAIVSAGTLVHKDVPAGAFVGGNPMKIIYTKEELAKKEEAASTN
- the hisG gene encoding ATP phosphoribosyltransferase: MSQQLTIAMPKGRIFEEAADMLRKAGYQLPPEFDESRKLILDVPNENIRFILAKPMDVVTYVEHGVADVGIAGKDVMLEEDRDVYEVLDLKISECYLAVAGLPDTKISNVAPKVATKYPKVASSYFREQGEQVEIIKLNGSIELAPLIGLAERIVDIVSTGRTLKENGLVELEHICHITSRLIVNPVSYRMKDEPIDELVERLSKVIGG
- the hisH gene encoding imidazole glycerol phosphate synthase subunit HisH — its product is MIAIIDYGMGNLYSVSKALERMNVDYILTSDQEELAKADGYILPGVGSFNDAMSILNETGLTQFIQNVVSEGKPLLGICLGMQLLFNESIENGEAKGLSLLPGRVIRIPESVNGESYKVPHMGWNNLTIRNESPLLAGISSGFAYFVHSYYVDAADEDTLLATASYSVEVPAVVGRGNVYGTQFHPEKSSELGLAILENYINMVEGEKR
- the hisD gene encoding histidinol dehydrogenase, with translation MKITTITDKKVSLRRTIDTGTEEQRKTVQSIIADVREEGDAALFSYTEKFDRVSLDSLKVTEAEFAAAYEALDQELIDIIREAGSNIRSFHEKQKRESWFSYNEEGTMLGQKITALDAVGVYVPGGTAAYPSSVLMNVIPAQVAGVKRIVLVSPPNQQGTLPAGVLVAAKELGIQELYKVGGAQAIAALAYGTETIAAVDKIMGPGNIFVALAKREVFGNVDIDMIAGPSEIVVLSDETARANEIAADLLSQAEHDKQASSILVTTSMKQAEEVKAEVERQVDTLPRKEIAKASIEAYGHIYVAEDLETAIAVVNELAPEHLEVLTENPMASLNEIRHAGAIFLGRYSSEPVGDYFAGPNHVLPTNGTARFSSPLNVDDFIKKSSIIQYSEKAFHNNYAKVAKLARLEGLEAHARAMEERLK
- the lgt gene encoding prolipoprotein diacylglyceryl transferase; protein product: MEESIKPLDPIALELGPLQIHWYGVIIGLGALLALLIAVRESERRGLHKDTFVDLVLFAIPLAIIGARLYYVIFQWDYYSQNPGDIIKIWQGGLAIHGGLIAAVITGAVFARVKKISFWKLADIAAPSIILGQAIGRWGNFMNQEAHGGPVTREFLESLYLPDFIVNQMYINGQYYHPTFLYESLWSLVGFIGLMLLRRANFRRGELFLTYVIWYSIGRFFIEGLRTDSLMLTDTLRIAQVISIVLILIAVGVMIFRRMKGHSNERYLDASQ
- the hisIE gene encoding bifunctional phosphoribosyl-AMP cyclohydrolase/phosphoribosyl-ATP diphosphatase HisIE, with the protein product MIESIKFDSNGLIPAIVQDAASKEVLTLAYMNEESLQKTIETKETWFYSRSRQELWHKGATSGNTQKVVEMRYDCDQDAILVLVQPAGPACHTGAYTCFSETIDKQEVQASQDRFQILNTLEALIAERESALPEGSYTTYLFTEGVDKILKKVGEEAGEVIIAAKNRDHGELKWEVADLLFHLMVLLREQKLPLDDVLEVLEERHIGK
- a CDS encoding ATP phosphoribosyltransferase regulatory subunit; the encoded protein is MFEKPLGMVDTLPNLYEVKKKTRNEMTSEIESWGFEFIETPTLEYYETVGVQSAILDQQLFKLLDQQGHTLVLRPDMTAPIARVAASKLFNNLYPQRLAYSANVFRAQQHEGGRPAEFEQVGVELIGDGTSSADAEVIALMVSVLKKAGLANFKIAIGHIGYANALFKEVLGNQERADVLRRFLYEKNYVGYREHVKSLPLSSIDKERLFTLLTLRGGIDKVNEAKELVTSQEALSSLEEISQIWSALEAYQVTDYLKLDLNIVSHMSYYTGVLFEVYADNVGFPIGNGGRYDHLFEKFNRAAPATGFGLHLDRLIEALNVTEDATLQCVIYSQERRAEAISFATELRQSNKRVVMQDITGIKDVDAYTKKFEEVSYFIGSRKEEL
- the hisF gene encoding imidazole glycerol phosphate synthase subunit HisF encodes the protein MITKRIIPCLDVKEGRVVKGIQFLGLRDAGDPVELAKFYDQEGADELVFLDISASHEGRKTMVDVVEQVAAQLAIPFTVGGGINSLEDMKRILRAGADKVSLNTAALLNPDLITEGAGFFGSQCIVVAIDAKYDEELGSWRVFTHGGRNATEWEVVEWAQEAVKRGAGEILLTSMDSDGEKSGFNLALNKAVSEAVTVPVIASGGAGNAEHFLHAFQEGKADAALAASIFHYKETSVKEVKAYLDQQGVNVR